One Nitrospinaceae bacterium genomic region harbors:
- the cbpA gene encoding cytochrome c biogenesis protein, translating into MSHQGTGLMKLTECYDTLNVSPDSKWQEIKKAYHFLAKKYHPDVQPKRPGSESKFRRITQAFKLLETRYRMESFEKANGKQTKSPPFSKRQSSPKNQDEPVAAVPLEKTPTLLHTHKKTVPGEKRGFTGNLKHFGQSLFKLEKKVFLLDLKQNIYLKKRLVNKANIVRIKRGKDNFQVRIPPGPWTCMFIRIPNKGNKSLFSNKRGDLLLNITVPEMDFFTPTNPNFYYKVRIPRERLEANKAWILKSTRGPIRFTLPENTEDGQKFTLKSSASKSEPSESSHIITVHLV; encoded by the coding sequence TGCTACGACACATTGAATGTGTCTCCCGATTCGAAATGGCAGGAAATAAAAAAGGCTTACCATTTCCTCGCCAAAAAATATCATCCTGACGTTCAACCGAAACGCCCGGGGTCCGAGTCAAAATTTCGAAGAATCACCCAGGCATTCAAGCTTCTGGAAACGCGCTACAGAATGGAAAGCTTTGAAAAGGCAAATGGAAAGCAAACAAAATCCCCGCCTTTTAGTAAACGCCAATCCTCTCCGAAAAATCAGGATGAACCCGTGGCTGCAGTTCCACTGGAAAAAACACCAACTCTATTGCACACCCATAAGAAAACCGTCCCTGGGGAAAAGAGGGGTTTCACCGGGAATTTAAAGCATTTTGGTCAAAGTCTTTTCAAACTGGAAAAGAAAGTTTTTTTGCTCGACTTAAAGCAGAATATCTATTTGAAGAAACGTCTTGTCAATAAGGCCAATATCGTTCGGATAAAAAGGGGAAAGGATAATTTTCAGGTAAGAATCCCACCGGGACCTTGGACATGCATGTTCATTCGCATTCCCAACAAGGGAAACAAAAGCTTATTCTCCAACAAGCGCGGAGATCTGCTTCTAAATATAACCGTTCCAGAGATGGATTTTTTCACGCCCACGAATCCCAACTTCTATTATAAGGTCAGAATTCCAAGAGAACGTTTAGAAGCAAACAAGGCATGGATCTTAAAATCCACACGCGGGCCGATACGATTCACTCTGCCAGAAAATACAGAGGACGGACAGAAGTTCACGTTAAAGTCCAGCGCATCAAAAAGCGAGCCGTCGGAATCAAGTCACATCATCACTGTCCATCTGGTTTAG